A region of Drosophila suzukii chromosome 2L, CBGP_Dsuzu_IsoJpt1.0, whole genome shotgun sequence DNA encodes the following proteins:
- the LOC108005197 gene encoding uncharacterized protein: MWSPLVVVVFLALALSQPDELVEAAGPLKVLGLFPHPGVSHFHFFHPIMRGLAEAGHDVSVVSHFPDKHPVVRYKDFPLTGLDKLTNSVDLKFFEKRTFYNHFLEFFLLNEWGKQACNQTLRSEALQQILRRPGRFDVIIMEQFNSDCMMGVAHQLQAPVIALSSCVMMPWHYERMGAPLIPSHVPALFMAQSQDMDFGGRLANWFSTHALNWMYKLISVPAADAMVQYKFGHDMPSVGELVKNTSVFFVNQHYSLSGPKPMPPNVIELGGIHIQKSKPLPADLQRILDNAEEGVILISWGSMIRANSLSATKRDGIIRAVARLKQKVIWKWENDTLPNQPPNMHIMKWLPQRDILCHPNVKVFMSHGGLMGTTEAAYCGVPVVATPMYGDQFVNSAALVHRGMGTILNFEDIGENTVMRALKKALDKKFYDAAKVVSHSFNHRPQQALHTAIWWVEHVAHTGGAPLLKPSAVEMSRFVYYSLDCYALVALILGSVIGSWVWLLRRCCGSSSSNKTKRFRSNMCVWKGFCLLAVLCLVTPSDSLRILGLFPHPAMSHFKFFHPIMRGLADAGHSVDVISPFEDKDPPKGYTDYLLPPSSLTDTIHLEDFERPYNFLFHYFEFFILYNMGKEACNTTLHSHALSEILKHPPGYYDVVLLEQFNNDCVMSVPHVLQAPVIGMSNCALMPWHYERLGAPLIPSYISALFQGQSQEMSFAGRLGNWITVHSLNLLYKIFTVPAANALIRQRFGPGLPSTEDMVRNTSLMLVNQHFSLSGPKPLPPNIIEVGGVHIKPPKPLPSDLQHILDNAQKGVILISWGSQLKASSLPATRRDGIVRALGRLEQEVIWKYENDTLPNKPANLHIRKWLPQRDILAHPNLRVFMSHGGLMGTTEAVANAVPIVGVPIYGDQSLNIASLVQRGMALQLELKKLDENTVYEALTKALDPSFKARAKEVASAYNNRLQDPLETAIWWVEHVAETKGAPLAQSSAVYLPRFVYHSLDVYLVVILILLLPVMTLIGLIRMCKRGKQPKGDPKLKHKRN; encoded by the exons ATGTGGTCGCCGCTGGTCGTTGTAGTCTTTTTGGCCCTGGCCCTAAGCCAACCGGATGAGTTGGTCGAGGCCGCTGGTCCGCTGAAGGTGCTGGGTCTGTTTCCCCATCCCGGAGTCAGCCACTTTCACTTCTTCCACCCCATCATGAGAGGTCTGGCCGAGGCGGGACATGACGTGAGCGTGGTTTCCCACTTCCCGGACAAGCATCCGGTAGTCCGTTACAAGGATTTCCCCTTGACCGGGCTGGACAAGCTCACGAACAGCGTGGATCTCAAG TTCTTTGAGAAGCGCACATTCTACAATCATTTCTTGGAATTCTTTCTGCTGAACGAGTGGGGAAAACAGGCCTGCAACCAGACACTCCGCTCGGAGGCACTGCAGCAGATCCTCAGGCGCCCGGGCCGCTTTGATGTGATCATAATGGAGCAGTTCAATTCGGACTGCATGATGGGCGTTGCCCATCAGCTCCAGGCCCCCGTGATCGCCCTGAGCAGCTGTGTGATGATGCCCTGGCACTACGAAAGAATGGGAGCTCCTTTGATACCATCCCACGTCCCGGCTCTCTTCATGGCCCAATCGCAGGACATGGACTTTGGCGGACGACTGGCCAATTGGTTTAGCACCCACGCCTTGAACTGGATGTACAA ACTCATATCAGTACCCGCTGCCGATGCCATGGTGCAGTACAAATTCGGCCACGATATGCCTTCGGTGGGTGAGCTGGTGAAGAACACCTCCGTGTTCTTTGTGAACCAACACTATTCGCTATCGGGACCCAAGCCCATGCCACCCAATGTCATCGAGCTGGGTGGCATACACATCCAGAAATCTAAGCCTCTGCCCGCCGATCTGCAACGTATTCTGGACAATGCCGAGGAAGGAGTGATCCTGATCAGTTGGGGATCCATGATCCGGGCGAATTCTTTGTCGGCGACCAAAAGGGATGGTATTATAAGGGCTGTGGCTAGATTGAAGCAGAAGGTTATCTGGAAATGGGAGAACGATACGCTGCCTAACCAGCCACCCAATATGCACATTATGAAGTGGCTGCCGCAACGCGATATCCTCTGTCATCCGAACGTAAAGGTGTTCATGTCGCATGGTGGACTCATGGGCACTACGGAGGCAGCCTATTGTGGAGTTCCAGTTGTGGCCACGCCCATGTACGGGGATCAGTTTGTGAACTCGGCCGCCTTAGTGCATCGGGGCATGGGAACCATCCTGAACTTCGAGGATATCGGGGAGAATACGGTGATGCGGGCTTTGAAAAAGGCCTTGGACAAGAA ATTCTATGATGCTGCTAAGGTCGTCTCCCACTCGTTCAACCACCGCCCCCAGCAGGCTCTGCACACCGCCATCTGGTGGGTGGAGCATGTGGCCCATACGGGTGGAGCTCCTCTGCTGAAACCCAGCGCTGTGGAGATGTCCCGATTCGTGTACTACTCCCTGGACTGCTATGCTCTGGTGGCCTTGATCCTGGGCAGCGTCATCGGCAGTTGGGTGTGGCTCCTTCGACGCTGCTGCGGATCCAGTTCCTCCAACAAGACCAAGAGG TTTCGCAGCAATATGTGTGTTTGGAAGGGTTTCTGCCTGCTGGCGGTACTTTGTCTGGTAACTCCCAGTGATTCCCTGCGAATCTTGGGCCTTTTTCCCCATCCAGCCATGAGCCACTTCAAGTTCTTTCACCCAATAATGCGAGGATTAGCGGATGCTGGTCACAGTGTGGATGTCATTAGTCCCTTCGAGGACAAGGATCCGCCAAAAGGATATACGGACTATCTGCTACCGCCTTCCAGTTTGACGGACACTATTCATCTAGAG GACTTCGAGCGCCCCTACAACTTCCTTTTCCACTATTTTGAATTCTTTATCCTGTATAACATGGGAAAAGAGGCCTGTAACACTACGCTACATAGCCATGCTCTTTCTGAGATCCTGAAGCATCCTCCCGGTTACTACGATGTCGTACTACTAGAACAGTTCAATAATGATTGTGTGATGAGTGTGCCTCATGTTCTCCAAGCCCCGGTTATTGGCATGAGCAATTGTGCCCTGATGCCCTGGCACTACGAGCGATTGGGTGCTCCTCTAATACCGTCCTATATATCCGCATTGTTCCAAGGGCAGTCCCAGGAGATGTCCTTTGCGGGACGATTGGGTAACTGGATTACAGTTCACTCGCTCAATTTGCTGTACAA AATCTTCACAGTTCCCGCTGCCAATGCCTTGATCCGCCAGAGATTTGGTCCAGGATTGCCGTCCACCGAGGATATGGTTAGAAATACTTCCTTGATGCTGGTCAACCAGCATTTCTCGCTGAGTGGACCAAAACCTCTGCCCCCGAACATCATAGAAGTCGGCGGTGTGCACATAAAGCCTCCGAAACCTTTGCCCTCAGATCTGCAGCATATACTGGATAATGCCCAAAAAGGAGTCATCCTCATCAGCTGGGGATCTCAACTAAAGGCGAGTTCCCTTCCCGCTACCCGTCGAGATGGTATAGTTCGTGCCCTTGGGAGATTGGAGCAGGAGGTGATCTGGAAGTATGAAAACGATACACTGCCGAATAAGCCAGCAAATCTGCACATCAGGAAGTGGCTGCCTCAGCGTGATATCCTTGCACATCCTAATCTTAGGGTTTTTATGTCCCACGGTGGACTGATGGGCACCACTGAGGCGGTGGCCAATGCAGTGCCCATTGTGGGTGTGCCCATCTATGGTGATCAGTCGCTCAATATCGCCTCATTGGTTCAGCGGGGAATGGCCCTGCAGCTGGAGCTTAAGAAACTGGATGAAAATACCGTCTACGAAGCGTTAACAAAGGCACTGGATCCATCTTTTAAGGCTAGAGCCAAGGAGGTGGCCTCAGCCTACAACAATCGCTTACAGGATCCCTTGGAGACGGCCATCTGGTGGGTTGAACATGTGGCGGAAACGAAGGGAGCTCCTTTGGCCCAATCAAGTGCAGTGTATCTACCCCGCTTTGTTTACCACTCCCTGGATGTCTACTTAGTGGTTATCCTAATCCTGCTACTACCTGTGATGACCTTAATCGGATTAATCCGAATGTGTAAAAGGGGAAAGCAGCCTAAAGGTGACCCCAAGCTGAAACACAAACGAAACTAG
- the LOC108016329 gene encoding sterol carrier protein 2: MTKTRVYVIGVGMTKFEKPGRRADVCYPDFAKEAVTKALQDAGIKFEEVQQAVAGYVYGDSTCGQRAIYEVGMTGIPVYNVNNNCSTGSSALYLAKQIVEGGNADCVLALGFEKMERGSLSSKYFDRANPMERHITEMGELTEIGAGPMAAQIFGNAGKEHMKKYGTKPEHFGKIAWKNHKHSVNNPYSQFRDEYTLEQIMKSPQVVEGVLTKLQCCPTSDGSGAAILASEAFVRRHGLEKQAVEIVGMEMASDPASTFADKSLMKIAGTDMTRLATQRLFAKSGYKPQDVQVVELHDCFSANELVTYEALGLCGEGKAGEFIDAGDNTYGGKFVVNPSGGLISKGHPLGATGLAQCAELCWQLRGLAEKRQVPNAQLALQHNLGLGGAVVVALYRLGFPGASKAKL; encoded by the exons ATGACCAAGACCAGAGTTTACGTTATCGGAGTGGGCATGACCAAG TTCGAAAAGCCGGGTCGACGAGCTGATGTTTGCTACCCGGACTTCGCCAAGGAGGCTGTTACGAAGGCTCTCCAGGATGCGGGCATCAAGTTCGAGGAAGTGCAGCAGGCGGTGGCTGGCTACGTGTATGGAGACTCCACCTGCGGACAGCGGGCGATCTACGAGGTGGGCATGACCGGCATTCCGGTCTACAATGTGAACAACAACTGCTCCACGGGATCGAGTGCTCTGTATCTGGCCAAGCAGATCGTCGAGGGCGGAAACGCCGACTGCGTCCTGGCTCTGGGATTCGAGAAGATGGAGCGTGGATCCCTGTCCTCAAAG TACTTTGATCGCGCCAATCCTATGGAGCGTCACATTACCGAGATGGGAGAGCTGACCGAGATCGGAGCTGGCCCCATGGCTGCCCAGATCTTCGGAAACGCTGGCAAGGAGCACATGAAGAAGTATGGCACCAAGCCCGAGCACTTTGGCAAAATCGCCTGGAAGAACCACAAGCATTCGGTTAATAATCC CTACTCCCAGTTCCGCGATGAGTACACCCTGGAGCAGATTATGAAGTCGCCCCAGGTGGTGGAAGGCGTGTTGACCAAGCTGCAGTGCTGTCCCACTTCCGATGGATCAGGGGCTGCTATCCTCGCCTCGGAGGCCTTCGTCCGCCGTCATGGATTGGAGAAGCAGGCAGTTGAGATTGTGGGCATGGAGATGGCCAGTGATCCGGCGTCTACCTTTGCCGATAAGAGCCTGATGAAGATTGCTGGAACCGACATGACCCGTCTGGCCACTCAGCGCCTGTTCGCCAAGAGCGGCTACAAGCCCCAGGATGTCCAGGTGGTGGAACTGCACGATTGCTTCTCGGCCAACGAATTGGTCACCTATGAGGCACTTGGACTGTGCGGAGAGGGCAAGGCCGGCGAGTTCATCGACGCCGGAGACAACACCTACGGTGGAAAGTTCGTGGTCAACCCCAGTGGTGGTCTGATCTCCAAGGGTCATCCCTTGGGAGCCACTGGTCTGGCTCAATGTGCTGAGCTCTGCTGGCAGCTCCGTGGATTGGCCGAGAAACGCCAAGTGCCCAATGCCCAGTTGGCTCTGCAGCACAATCTTGGTTTGGGAGGAGCCGTTGTGGTGGCTCTGTATCGTCTGGGTTTCCCGGGTGCCTCGAAGGCAAAGTTGTAA
- the ScpX gene encoding sterol carrier protein 2: MSKIRVYVVGVGMTKFEKPGRRADVCYPDFAKEAITKALQDAGIKYEEVQQAVAGYVYGDSTCGQRAIYEVGMTGIPVYNVNNNCSTGSSALYLAKQIVEGGNADCVLALGFEKMERGSLSSKYFDRANPMERHITEMGELTEIGAGPMAAQIFGNAGKEHMKKYGTKPEHFGKIAWKNHKHSVNNPYSQFRDEYTLEQIMKSPQVVEGVLTKLQCCPTSDGSGAAILASEAFVRRHGLEKQAVEIVGMEMASDPASTFADKSLMKIAGTDMTRLATQRLFAKSGYKPQDVQVVELHDCFSANELVTYEALGLCGEGKAGEFIDAGDNTYGGKFVVNPSGGLISKGHPLGATGLAQCAELCWQLRGLAEKRQVPNAQLALQHNLGLGGAVVVALYRLGFPAANKVIRNLTAAGKAATSEEGFKVSPLLKLLEQAMQEDKDNLIEKVRAIYGFKVNNGPNGQTGYWVIDAKQGKGKIIFNGTQKCDVTFIISDEDVFDLLTGKLPPQKAFFQGKIKIQGNMGFAMKLMDLQRSAQGRIQELRSKL; encoded by the exons ATGTCGAAGATCCGTGTTTATGTCGTCGGGGTGGGCATGACCAAG TTTGAGAAGCCCGGTCGTCGAGCTGATGTTTGCTACCCGGACTTTGCCAAGGAGGCTATTACGAAGGCTCTTCAGGATGCGGGCATCAAGTACGAGGAAGTGCAGCAGGCGGTGGCAGGTTACGTGTATGGAGACTCCACCTGCGGACAGCGGGCGATCTACGAGGTTGGCATGACCGGCATTCCGGTCTACAATGTGAACAACAATTGCTCTACGGGATCGAGTGCTCTGTATCTGGCCAAGCAGATTGTCGAGGGCGGAAACGCCGACTGCGTCCTGGCCCTGGGATTCGAGAAGATGGAGCGTGGATCCCTGTCTTCAAAG TACTTTGATCGCGCCAATCCCATGGAGCGTCACATCACTGAAATGGGTGAGCTGACCGAGATCGGAGCTGGCCCCATGGCTGCCCAGATCTTCGGAAACGCTGGCAAGGAGCACATGAAGAAGTACGGCACCAAACCCGAGCACTTTGGTAAAATCGCCTGGAAGAACCACAAACACTCGGTCAACAATCC CTACTCGCAGTTCCGCGATGAGTACACCCTGGAGCAGATTATGAAGTCGCCCCAGGTTGTGGAGGGCGTGCTGACCAAGCTGCAGTGCTGTCCCACCTCCGATGGATCAGGAGCTGCTATCCTCGCCTCGGAGGCCTTCGTCCGCCGTCATGGATTGGAGAAGCAGGCAGTTGAGATTGTTGGCATGGAGATGGCCAGTGATCCGGCGTCTACCTTTGCCGACAAGAGTCTGATGAAGATTGCTGGAACAGACATGACCCGTTTGGCCACTCAGCGCCTGTTCGCCAAGAGCGGGTACAAGCCTCAAGATGTTCAGGTGGTGGAGCTGCATGATTGCTTCTCGGCCAACGAATTGGTCACCTATGAGGCACTTGGACTGTGCGGAGAAGGCAAGGCCGGCGAGTTCATCGACGCCGGAGACAACACCTACGGTGGAAAATTCGTGGTGAACCCCAGCGGCGGTCTGATCTCCAAGGGTCATCCTCTAGGAGCCACTGGTCTGGCTCAATGTGCTGAGCTCTGCTGGCAGCTTCGAGGATTGGCCGAGAAACGCCAAGTGCCCAATGCCCAGTTGGCCCTACAACACAATCTTGGTTTGGGAGGAGCCGTTGTAGTGGCGCTGTATAGGTTGGGTTTCCCCGCTGCCAACAAAGTGATTCGCAATCTGACTGCTGCCGGCAAGGCGGCAACTAGCGAAGAAGGATTCAAGGTATCTCCCTTACTCAAACTTCTTGAGCAGGCCATGCAGGAGGACAAGGACAATCTTATCGAGAAGGTGCGCGCCATTTACGGCTTTAAGGTGAACAACGGACCTAATGGCCAGACCGGATACTGGGTAATCGATGCCAAGCAAGGCAAGGGAAAAATTATCTTTAACGGAACAC AAAAGTGTGATGTAACCTTCATCATCAGCGACGAGGATGTCTTTGATTTGCTTACAGGAAAGTTGCCTCCGCAAAAGGCCTTCTTTCAGGGCAAGATCAAGATCCAGGGCAACATGGGCTTTGCCATGAAGCTGATGGACCTGCAGCGATCCGCTCAAGGAAGAATCCAGGAGCTGCGCTCCAAGCTCTAG